A window of Flammeovirga kamogawensis genomic DNA:
AAATAGTGAAATAGTTAGAAATAAACTTCATTAATATGAAGAAAATGTGAAAATGATTTATTAAAATTATATATCAAACATTTTTTTACTCCTATAATAATTTAAAAATGAAGCAATTCTTAGGTGTTGATATTGGCGGTACTAATGTAAAGTTTGGAGTTGTAGACTCTGATGGCAATATCATTAAAAAGAAAAAATACCCTACTAAAGAAGTTTCTGAAGGTGGTGATTTCTGTGGTAATTTTTCTAAACTACTCGCAAAAAGACTCGCTAAGTACCCAAATGTTGCTTCTGTTGGTATTGGTATACCAGGTACAATATCTGCCGATGGTCAATCTACTTTAGATCTTCCAAATGTTCCTTCATTATCTAGACAGCCACTTGTTAAGATCTTAAAGAGAGATTTCCCTTCTTTACCAATAGCAATGGATAATGATGCTAATGCAGCTGCACTTGGTGAACTTCATTTTGGATTAGATGTCGTGCCTAAAACATACATTTTCATAACACTTGGAACAGGTGTTGGCGGTGGATGCGTTATAAATGGTCGTGTTTTTAAAGGTGGTGATGGTAACGGTTTAGAAATTGGTCATATTATTTCTAGTACAGGCAAAACTATTGAACAAAACATTGGTAAAGCTGGTATAATAGAAATGGCAACTAAATATATAGATGAAGGGAAATTATCAACTTCACTTGTTAAGGGTGAATTTGATGCAAAAGCGGTTGCTACAGCTGCACACGAAGGAGATAAAGTTGCTTTACAAGTATTCCATGATATGGGAAAATATGTTGGTGAACTTATAGTTTCTTGTGTCAGAATCCTTGATATTAAATCAATACTTATTGGAGGGGGTGTCTCTGAAACATTTGACTACTTAAAAGGCAATATGTATAATGTTATAAATAGCTTCTTACCTGAATATTATACTAAAGATCTAGATATTCAATTGGCAACTTTAGGAAATAATGCTGGTATTTTAGGAGCAGCATCAATTGGTATTGATCAGATAAGTTTAGATTAACTTTGTATTGATTAAGATATATAGCTAAAAGCATTGAACTTATTAAGGTTTAATGCTTTTTTTTGTATTTACAAGATTAATGAAATTATGCACTTATATTTGCATAAACTAAACTAAGGATATGACAAAGATTGCAATTTTTGCTTCAGGCACAGGATCAAATGCTTTAAAAATTATTCAACATTTTTCAGATAAAAAAAATGTTGAGTTCGTTGTATTATCTAACAATAAAGATGCAGGTGTATTAGATAAAGCAAAAAGTTTGGGAGTTGAAGGCCATTATTTTCCAAAATCATCTTTTAATAATGGCACTGTTTTAAATTTTTTAGCTAAAGAAAAAGTAGACTATGTTATTCTTGCTGGTTTCTTACTTTTAGTAGCAAAAGATATTCTTGATCATTTTTCTAATAAAGTAATCAATATCCACCCTGCCCTATTACCTAAATATGGAGGAAAAGGAATGTACGGAAGTAATGTACACAAAGCTGTAGTAGAAAATAAAGAAGCTATTTCAGGTATTACTATCCATTATTGTAATAGTGAGTATGATGAAGGTCAATATATTTTACAAGCATCTACCTCAATTTTACCATCAGACACTCCGGAAGAAGTTGGTGCTAAAGTACTTAAGCTCGAACATTTCTATTTCCCAAGAGTTGTAGAACAGTTATTAGGAGAATAATTAGTTCTATTGATTTTTAAAAACTGTAATCTTTACCTTAAATTAGAGGTAATTCACAGTATAGAATTATGATTTGAGATACTTAAATGTATTTTTGCATATAAATAACAAAATTTACTAGAGAAAATGGGAAGAGCATTTGAATTTAGAAAAGGAAGAAAAATGAAAAGATGGGCGCATATGGCTAAAGCTTTTACGCGCCTTGGAAAAGATATTGTAATTGCGATTAAAGAAGGCGGTTCTTCTGATCCTGATTCAAACTCTAGACTTCGTGCAGTTTTACAAAACTGTAAAGCGGAGAACATGCCGAAAGACAACATCGAGCGTGCAATAAAAAGAGCAACTGATAAAGATACTTCTAATTACGACGAAAGGTTGTTTGAAGGCTATGGCCCTCATGGTATCGCTGTTTTAGTAGAAACGGCAACTGATAACAACAATAGAACTGTTGCTGCTGTTAGAAGTTATTTCACAAAAACTGGTGGTAGCTTAGGTACATCAGGTTCTGTAGAATTTATGTTTGATCACAAATGTCATTTTAAAATTGCAAAAGGTGATCTTGATGTAGAAGAATTAGAGTTAGAATTAATAGACTTTGGTGCTGAAGAAGTATTTGAAGAAGAAGAGGATATCATTATATATGGTGAATTCCAAAGCTTTGGATCTCTTCAAAAGGCATTAGAAGAGCAAAAAATTGAAATTATTAGCTCAGGTCTTGAAAGAATACCAACTGTAACTAAAAAACTTACTCCTGAAGAGGAAGAAGATGTTGATAAATTATTAGAAAAATTAGAAGAAGATGATGATGTGCAAAATGTATATCACTCTATGGGATAATTAATTCTATAATATACTTTTCTAAAGGTCTCTTATTATTAATCTAATAAGGGACCTTTTTTTTTATAAAAATACAAGCTATTAACACTGTACACCTTTGATAATAAGTTAGTAATCACTAATTTCTATTATATTAATTTTAAACCTATTACTTAACGTATTATGAAATTACTTTGGAAAGTATCCTTACTTATTGGACTAACTGTCTTATGTTTCTCATGTAAAGATGATGATGATGACCCTTCTTTAAAAGATGCTAATCCTATTTATTTTGCCTCTGATGGAGAGGTTGAAATTGATGATGTAGGAGATGTCTACCTACAACTCAGTTTTGATCA
This region includes:
- a CDS encoding ROK family protein; its protein translation is MKQFLGVDIGGTNVKFGVVDSDGNIIKKKKYPTKEVSEGGDFCGNFSKLLAKRLAKYPNVASVGIGIPGTISADGQSTLDLPNVPSLSRQPLVKILKRDFPSLPIAMDNDANAAALGELHFGLDVVPKTYIFITLGTGVGGGCVINGRVFKGGDGNGLEIGHIISSTGKTIEQNIGKAGIIEMATKYIDEGKLSTSLVKGEFDAKAVATAAHEGDKVALQVFHDMGKYVGELIVSCVRILDIKSILIGGGVSETFDYLKGNMYNVINSFLPEYYTKDLDIQLATLGNNAGILGAASIGIDQISLD
- the purN gene encoding phosphoribosylglycinamide formyltransferase; amino-acid sequence: MTKIAIFASGTGSNALKIIQHFSDKKNVEFVVLSNNKDAGVLDKAKSLGVEGHYFPKSSFNNGTVLNFLAKEKVDYVILAGFLLLVAKDILDHFSNKVINIHPALLPKYGGKGMYGSNVHKAVVENKEAISGITIHYCNSEYDEGQYILQASTSILPSDTPEEVGAKVLKLEHFYFPRVVEQLLGE
- a CDS encoding YebC/PmpR family DNA-binding transcriptional regulator, encoding MGRAFEFRKGRKMKRWAHMAKAFTRLGKDIVIAIKEGGSSDPDSNSRLRAVLQNCKAENMPKDNIERAIKRATDKDTSNYDERLFEGYGPHGIAVLVETATDNNNRTVAAVRSYFTKTGGSLGTSGSVEFMFDHKCHFKIAKGDLDVEELELELIDFGAEEVFEEEEDIIIYGEFQSFGSLQKALEEQKIEIISSGLERIPTVTKKLTPEEEEDVDKLLEKLEEDDDVQNVYHSMG